The window CCGAAGAGCAGGCCGGTGACGATTGAAATCGTCAGTGTGAATAAAAACACAGTTCGATCAATGCCGATCTCCGACAGTCGCGGCGTCTCCGCGGGGCTGACGGCGACCAGCAAGTCCACGCCCCACCAGCCCAGCACCAGGCCGAGCGCGCCGCCGAGCAAGGCCAGCAGCAAACTTTCGGTCAGCAGTTGCCGGACGATGCGGGCGCGGCCCGCGCCGAGCGCCGTGCGAATGGCCATCTCGCGATGGCGCGCCGTCGCCCGCGCCAGCAGCAGGTTGGCGACGTTAGCGCAGGCAACCAGCAGCACCAGCCCGACAGCGATCATCAGCACGACGAGCGCGGGCCGCAAATCGCCGATGACGGCTTCGTGCAGGGTCACTAGATGAACGCTGTGATTGCTGTTGTATTGCTGTTGCAGGTGGGCGACGATGGCGTCTATGTCGGCCTGCGCCTGGGCGAGCGTTACGCCCGGCTTCAGCCTGCCGACGACGCGCAGATAATGCATACCGCGCACGGCCAGCACGTCGTCGGTGAATGACGAAAATGGCTCTGGCACGACCTGGCGCGGGTTGACCCACAGCTCGGCGTCGCCGCCGAATTTGAACCCCGGCGGCATAACGCCAATGACCGTGACCGGCTCGTTGTTGAGCGTCAAGGTTCTGCCGACGAAATCCGGGTCGCCCGCCGAGTGGCTCTGCCAGAAGCCATAGCTGACGACGGCGGCGCGCCGCGCGTCGGCCCGGCCTTCGTCAGCGATAAACGTGCGACCCTGTACGGGCTGCACGCGCAGCACGTCGAAGAAGTTGGCGCTGACGATGTTCGCGTTGATGCGCTCGGGCCGTTCGCCTCCCGTCAGATTGAAGCTCATCGGGCGCGACGCGGCGACCTCCTCGAATGAATGATTTTGCGATTGATAATCCACGAAATCGGCGGGCGAGAACGGCGCCTGCTTAAGCTGTGGCTGCACCTCCCAGAACCACACCAGCTGGTCGGATTGCGGATAAGGCAGCGCCTTGAGCAGCACGGCGTTGACGACAGAGAAGATGGCGGTGTTGGCGCCAATCCCCAAGGCCAAAGCGAACGCCGCCACCAGCGTGAAACCCGGTCGTTTCAAGAGCAGCCGAATACCGTAGCGAATATCCTGTATGAGCGTTTGCATCGCGCGCCTCCTTATTCTTTTCCAATCAGTGGGCACACCGTCTGACGGTGAAGACGCGCGATGGGCAGAAAGCGTTAACAAGCCAGGGAGGCAGGAGGCAGGAAACAGGAGGCAGGAAGCAGGAAGCAGTTGTTGATTATGTTGATTATGACGTTCGGCGGATCGCCAACATGGTTTGTATGTCCTCTGGACTGCCTCCTGCTTCCCGCCTCCTGCCTCCTGCTATTCGTAGCGTAGCGCGACCATTGGATCAACCTTCGTGGCGCGCCGCGCCGGCAGGTAGCAGGCCACCAGCGACACCGTCGCCAGCAATAGAGGGATTAAGGTAAAGGTTAGCGGGTCTGTTGCGCTTATTCCGAATAGCAGGCTCGACATAAAACGAGTCAGCGCGAAAGAGGCCGCCAGGCCGCCGATTACGCCGACCAGTGTGAGAATCAGGCTCTGGCCGATGACCAGTTTCGCGATGTCGCGCGGCTGCGCCCCCAGTGCCATGCGGATGCCGATCTCCTGCGTGCGTTGCGTCACGGCGTACGCCGCCACGCCATACAGCCCGACCGCCGCGAGCAGTAAGGCGACGACCGCAAACACGACCAGCAGCAACATGGAAAAGCGGCGCTGCGCCACTGAGCCAGCGATGATCTGATTCATCGTGCGCAAGTCATAAACCGGCAGGTCGGCGTCTACCTCGTTGATCTTCTGGCGCACCGCCGCTAGCAAACTCGCCGGGTCGCCCGCCGTGCGGACGATGAAGACCGCGTTGCGGCGCAGGCGCGGGATTTGAAAAGTCGGCATGTAGACGGACGGCTGGTCTTCGGCCTCAAGCCCTGAGACTTTAACGTCGCCGACGACGCCGACGATGGTGAGCCAGCCGTTGCGGTTCCAGCCGCCCCAGCGTATGCGCTTGCCGATCACTTCTTGATCGGGCCAGAAACGGCGCGCCATCGCTTCGTTGACGACAATGACCGGCGTGGCGTCGGCGCGGTCGTCGTCGCTGAAGGTGCGGCCTTTCAGCAGGGCGATACCCATCGCGCGAAAGTAATCATTGCTGACCCACGAGCCGTGCGTCGTGTAGACGGCGTTTTCGCTGCTGCCTTCGGGGCGAAAGCCGATCTGCCAGTCGTCGCTGAGCGGCAAGGTCGAAGCGACGCCGACCGCCTGCACGCCGGGCAGCGCCGCGAGCCGTTCCATCACCTCTTTGTAAACCGTCTTGCCGCGCTCAGGCTCGGGATAGCGCGACGGCGGCAATTCGGTGCGCGCCACCACGACGCCATCGGGATTGAACCCCGGCGGCACGCCGAGCAGGCGCACGAAGCTGTTAATGAGCAGCGCCGCGCCGACCAGCAGAACAAGCGCGACGGCGGTCTCGGCCATCACCAGCAGGCTACGCAGCCGCGCGCCTTCGCCGGCGCTCGACCCGCGCCCGGCGTCCTTGATCGCCGCGGTGAGGTCGAGCCGCGCACTCTGCAACGCCGGCGCGAGGCCGAAGAGCACGCCGGTCGCGAGCGTCACCAGCACCGTGAATCCGAACACGCGCCAGTCCGGCCCGGCTTCGGCGAGGCGCGGCACGTCGTCGGGGCCGAACTTCAAGATCAGGTCAACCGCCCACACCGCCAGCAGCAGGCCGAGCGCGCCGCCGCACGCCGCCAGCGACAGACTCTCGGCGAGCAGTTGGCGCACGATGCGCATCGTGCCCGCGCCGAGCGCCGAGCGGATAGCGATCTCTTTGCGCCGCGCCGCCGCGCGCGCCAGCAACAGGTTGGCGACATTCGCGCAGGCGATCAGCAACACCAGCCCCGTCGCGACCAACAGCATCAACAGGAATGGGCGCACGGCCTTGACCGTCTGTTGTTCCAGGCCGACGACGCCGGCGACGATCTCAACGTCGCCCTCATAGATGTCCGGGTGTTGCTGCTGGAAGCGCGCGGCGACCGCTTCCATGTTGGCCTGGGCCTGGGCCTGGGTGACGCCGGGCTGTAATCGCCCGATCAGCCCGTACTGAAGGTTGTTAGCCCGCGAGGCGCGCTCTTCGTCGCTGAGCGCCAGCGGCAGCCACAGCTCGACCGGCTCGGCAAACGTCGCGTCAATGTAAGGGAACTGCACGCGCTCAGGCATCACGCCGATGATCGTGTAGGGCTTCTCGTCGAGCTTGACCACTTGCCCGATGACCTTCGCGTCGCCGCCGAAGGCCCGACGCCACAACGCGCCACCGAGGAGGATGATATTTGTGCCCGGCTTGTCTTCGTCGGGCGCGAAGGCGCGGCCCAGCATAGGCGAGACGCCGAGCAGAGGGAAGAGGCTGGGCGAGACGCGCGCCGCCTGGACGCGCCGCGCCTCTCCCTGCCCCGTGAGGTTGAAATTAAGCGTCGTGTAGGCGGCCATCTCCGAGAAGCTCTCGTTGCCGGCCATATAGTCGAGGGTTTCCGCCGCCGCGATGCCGCCGTAATTCCAGCCGAGTTTCGGCAGCGATTCCTGCACGAGCAAGAGTCGCGCCGGGTCTTTGTAAGGCAGCGGTCTGAGCAGCACGGCGTTGACGACCGAGAAAATCGCGGTGTTGGCGCCGATCCCCAGCGCCAGCGTCAGCACGGCTACAGCCGTGAAGCCGGGGCTCCTGCGCATCATCCGTAAGCCATACCACATATCGCGCCACAGCCCATTCATCGGTCACCTCCGGCGGGGCAGGAGGCAGGAAGCAGGAAGCAGGAAGCAGTTGTTGGTTACGGTGTTCGGCGGATCGCCAACATGGTTTGTATGTCCTCTGGACTGCTTCCTGCCTCCTGCCTCCTGCCTCCTGCCTATTGCCTCCTGCTATTCGTAGCGCAGCGCCACCATCGGATCAACTTTCGTGGCGCGGCGCGCGGGGATCAGACATGCCGCCAGCGCCACCAGCGCCAGCAACAGGGCGATTCCGGCGAAGGTCAGCGGGTCGTGGGCGCCAACCTGGAACAGCAGGCCCGATAGCAGGCTGGCGATCAGCCGCGTAATGATGAACGCGCCCGCCAGCCCGATGCCGACGCCTAAGAGCGTCAGCCCCATGCCCTGGCGCACGACCATTCGCAAGACGTCCGCGGAACTGGCTCCCAGAGCCATTCTGACGCCGATCTCGTGCGTCCGCTGCGAAACCGAATAAGCCATCACGCCGTAGATGCCGACGCCTGCCAACAGCAGCGCGACCACGGCAAACAGACTCATCAGCATCATGTTGAAACGCGGTCGCGCGATGGATTCCGAGACGACTTGCGTCATTGTCCGCGCGTTGTTGAGCGCCAGCGTGCTGTCCATCTCTGCGACCGTGCTGCGGATGGAGGGGATCATCCTGGCCGGGTCGCCCGACGTTCGCGCCACCAGCACCATCGAGCGCCGCGGCACTTGCGTGTTTACGGCGTACATCTGCGGGTAAGGCTCGGCGCCCAGTCCTTCGTGCCGCGTGTCCTGCACAATGCCGACGACCGTGAACCACGCCGGCTGCTGCGGCGAGCCCAGATTCATGCGCTTGCCGATGGGGTCTTCGTCCGCAAAGTAGCGGCGGGCGAGTGTGTCGTTAATCACAAAAGATTGCGGTGTCTTGGGGCCGTCCTGCTCTGACAGGTATCTGCCGCGCAGCAGCGGGATGCCCATCGTTTGAAAATACTCCGGCGTGACAATGCGATACTCGGCATCGGGCGTTTTGTCGGTCAGCCCCGGCACGTGTCCTTCGACATAAAAAGCGATCACGTTGCCGCCGCCGCTCAATGGCAGCGTGTCGATTGCGCCGGCGGCCTCGACGCCCGGCAGGTTCTGCACGCGGGTCAACAACTGTTGATAGAAAGCCGTTGCCTGCTGGCCTTCTTTATAGGTCGTGCCCGGCAGATAGACCTCGACCGCCAGGATGCGCTCCGGGTTGAAGCCCGGATCAACCTCCTGCAAGCGGACGAAGCTTTTCACCATCAAGCCGGCGCCGATCAGCGGCACCAGCGCCAGCGCTATTTCGGCGACGACCAGTATGCGACGAGCGCGACCACCGCGACCGCCTTCAGTCGTTCCGCGCCCGCCTTCCTTGAGCGTTTCGTTGAGATTCGGATTCGCCGCTTGCAGCGCCGGGAACAGACCGAACAACACGCCGGTGACCAGCGACACGCCGAAGGTGAAGAGCAGCACACGGGCGTCGAGGCTCACTTCGTTCAGGCGCGGAATGTCGCCAGGGGCGAGCGCCACCAGCGCTTCAATTCCCCATAAGGCGAGCAGCAAGCCGAGCCCGCCGCCGACGACTGCAAGCAAGACGCTTTCGGTCAGCAACTGCCGGACGATGCGCCCGCGCCGCGCGCCGAGCGCCGTGCGAATGGCCATCTCCTTCTGCCGCGCCGCCGCCCTCGCGAGCAAGAGGTTGGCGACGTTGGCGCAGGCGATCAGTAACAGGAAGCCGACAGCGCCCAACAAGACGACCAGCACGGGCCGCACGTCCCCAACGAAGCGCTCGTGCAGCGGCACGACAATCGTCCCCCAGCCGCTGTTGGTCGCCGCGTACTGTTGTTCGAGCTGCGCGGCGATGGTCGTCATCTCGGCGCGCGCTTGCTCGATGGCAACGCCGGGCTTCAGGCGCGCGATGACGCCCAGGTAATCGGCACGCCGCCCGGCCTTGGCGTAATCAACCTGCAAGGGCATCCACATCTCTGCCTTGCGGTTGGTTTCGGGGCGCGGGTGCTTGAAGTCCGCCGGCATGACGCCGACGACCGTAACCGGGTTGCCGTTGATGGTAATCGCCTGGCCGACGATACCCGGATCGCCGCCAAAGCGTCGCTGCCACAGCCCGTGGCTGAGCACGACGACGCGGCTGCTGTTCGGCTTGTCTTCGTCGGGCGTGAAGGTGCGCCCGATGGCCGGCAGCACGCCGAGCACTTCAAAAAAGCCGTCGGTGACATAGGCCCCGTCATAGCGTTCGGGCTCGCCACTGCCGGTCAGCGTCAATCGCGTGTTGGCGAACCCGCCCATCTCCTCGAAGCTCTGGCCCTGCGTCTTCCAATCGTTGTAGTCGGGAGCCGAGGCGGTTTCATGCTCAATGTCGTTGAGCGGGTTCGTGCCCCAGATCCAGACCAGGCGGTCGGCTTGCTTATAGGGCAGCGGACGAAGCAGCACGGCGTTGACGACCGAGAAGATGGCGGTGTTGGCGCCGATGCCTAAGGCCAGCGCCAGCACCAGCACGAATGTGAATCCGGGCTTCTTGAGCATCGTCCGAATGGCGAACCGCAGATCGTGCCAGAGTATCTCCATGACCTTACCTCCTGATCCAAGCAACGTGGGATTAAACAGGCTAACGCCCGCTGAGCTGACCGCTGTAATGGAAATGGCGTGCCAGGCAACAGGAAGCAGGAAGCAGGAAGCAGGAGGCAGTTGACTTGCGCGCTGACGTCAAACCGGTGCGGCGTCGCAAGTGGCAATTCGAGAAGGTTTTTCTGATGAATGCAGCAACGCCCAGGCGGAGAGCAGGCAACTTCTACTGCCTCCTGCTTCCTGCCTCCTGCCTCCTGATCTCTGTTCGCCTGTGGGAAGGCGGTTTCCCAAAGTCGCGCACGAGCTTCAGGCCGACAGCCCCGTGCGGATGGCGTGTTCGACGGCGTCGCAGAATAGATCAACCTCGTCGAGCGTCGTGTAGACGTTCGGCGTCACTCGGATGCCGCGGAACTCGTCGTGGACAATCGGCGTGACGATGATGTGGTGCTTCTCCCAGAGGTGCGCGCCGAGCTTCACCATGTCCATGCCCTCGACATTGAACAGCGCCAGGCCGCACGACTGCTGCGGGTCGTAAGGCGTCAGCACATGCACGCCTTTGTTCTGCTCCAGCCGCCGCGCCCAGCGCTCTTTCAGGTAGCGCAAGCGCGCCGCCTTGCGCTCGGCGCCGATGCCTTCGTAAAAGGTCAGCGCCTCGGCGATGGCATTATGATTGGCCGCCGGGTGGGTGCCGATCTCTTCAAACTTGCGGATGTCGTCGTCCTGCTTCGGCTCGGCGGCCATCAGCGGCCAGAGCTTCTTGAGCTTCGATTTTCGGACGTACAGCATGCCTGTGCCGATGGGCGCCAGCAGCCACTTGTGCAGGCTGGTGCCGTAGTAATCGCAGTCGAGGTCGGCGTGCTTGAAGGGGAAATGCGCAAAGGCGTGCGCGCCGTCGACGATAACTTCGATGCCGCGCTCACGTCCCAGCTGGCAGATGCGCTTGACCGGAAAAATCTGCCCCGTCAGGTTGGTGATGTGGCAGCAGTGAATGACCCGCGTGCGCGGCGTGATGGCGCGCTCGAAACGGTTGTAGAGGTCGTCCATCGAAGGCGGCGGCACCGGAAACGAGATGGTGTTGACCTTGATGCCTTCGCGCCGCTCGCGCTGCCGCCAGGCGTTGAGCATGCGGGGATAATCCTGATTCGTCGTCAGCACTTCGTCGCCCGCCTTCAAGTCGAGGCCGAAGATGCAGATTTCCAGCGACTCGCTGGCGTTGCGCGTGATGGCCAGCTCTTCCGGGTCGCAGCCGAATTGCCGCGCCAGACGCTGGCGCACGGTTTCGATCTGCGGCTCAAGTACGCGCCACATCGTATGCACCGGCGCTTCGTTCGAGTACGCCAGGTGGCGGACGAGCGCTTCCTGTACGACGCGCGGCGACGGCGAGACGCCGCCGTTGTTCAGGTTGATGAGCGAGCGGTCAACGGTGAAGGCTTGCTGAATCTCGCGCCAGAAGGTTTCGTCCTTGGCGATGGCTTCGGGCGAATCCGTGACGCCGCGGGTTGCCGCCAGAATGCGGCTGATGCCGCCTTCGCTGAACGAAGCCATCGCGGTCATTGCCGTCGCCGCGCCCGCGGCTCGCATGAATCGTCGTCGTGTTAGCATCATCCCCTCCCGGCTGTCTGCTTTGCGCTTGCTGTGCAGCGATTCTATCACAGCGCCTCGCACTCCCCAACCGCCCTGATTAGCGCCTGGAAAGCGGCAAAGTTTGACAAGCCTCGCGCGCCTCGTGTAGCTTTCTGCCTGCAATCCATCGCATCTTTCAAGCAGAGGAGCAAGCCATGTCCATCAAATCATTCGAGCCAAAATTCATGAAAGTCGGAGTCTTGACCGCCGCGTTGCAAGAGCTGACGCCGCGCGAGAAACGTGACCCCGATCCCGATCTCGCCATCGAAGAATGGGTACAGTTTGCCAGTGAAGTCGGCGCTGACAACATTCAACTCTCTGCCGCGCTACACCCGAGCGAATCCGACGTTCCCGCCGAAGCCCTGCTCGATCCCGTCGCCAACACCCTCGACCTGCGCCAGCCGTTCAACGAGCAGCGCGCCCGCCGCGTGCTTGCAGCCTTGAGCGAATACCGCATCGGCATCTCGGACGTCGGTTACTTCGACAACATGCTGCACCACGACGCGGCGCTCAGGCAGAAGAAACATGATTTCATGCGGCGCGTCTTTGACGCCGCCGCGCTTCTCGGCGTAGACGCGGTGTGCGGCTTCGTGGGCCGCAATCAGACCTTGAGCATGGATCAAAACCTGATTGACTTTGAAGAGCACTTCGTCCCGCTGCTCAAGGAAGCCAAGGCGCGCAACCTGACTTATCGCATCGAACAATGCCCGATGCCCGGCTGGACAACCGGCGACAACTTTCACAACAACATCGCCTATGCGCCCGGCCCGTGGATCGCGCTGCACCGCATCTGCGAGCGCCACGGCGTCGGCGACCAGTTACGCATTCACTACGACCCGTCGCACGCCATCCTGATGGGCCAGGACACGCGCTCGATCTTTCAAT is drawn from Blastocatellia bacterium and contains these coding sequences:
- a CDS encoding ABC transporter permease, translating into MNGLWRDMWYGLRMMRRSPGFTAVAVLTLALGIGANTAIFSVVNAVLLRPLPYKDPARLLLVQESLPKLGWNYGGIAAAETLDYMAGNESFSEMAAYTTLNFNLTGQGEARRVQAARVSPSLFPLLGVSPMLGRAFAPDEDKPGTNIILLGGALWRRAFGGDAKVIGQVVKLDEKPYTIIGVMPERVQFPYIDATFAEPVELWLPLALSDEERASRANNLQYGLIGRLQPGVTQAQAQANMEAVAARFQQQHPDIYEGDVEIVAGVVGLEQQTVKAVRPFLLMLLVATGLVLLIACANVANLLLARAAARRKEIAIRSALGAGTMRIVRQLLAESLSLAACGGALGLLLAVWAVDLILKFGPDDVPRLAEAGPDWRVFGFTVLVTLATGVLFGLAPALQSARLDLTAAIKDAGRGSSAGEGARLRSLLVMAETAVALVLLVGAALLINSFVRLLGVPPGFNPDGVVVARTELPPSRYPEPERGKTVYKEVMERLAALPGVQAVGVASTLPLSDDWQIGFRPEGSSENAVYTTHGSWVSNDYFRAMGIALLKGRTFSDDDRADATPVIVVNEAMARRFWPDQEVIGKRIRWGGWNRNGWLTIVGVVGDVKVSGLEAEDQPSVYMPTFQIPRLRRNAVFIVRTAGDPASLLAAVRQKINEVDADLPVYDLRTMNQIIAGSVAQRRFSMLLLVVFAVVALLLAAVGLYGVAAYAVTQRTQEIGIRMALGAQPRDIAKLVIGQSLILTLVGVIGGLAASFALTRFMSSLLFGISATDPLTFTLIPLLLATVSLVACYLPARRATKVDPMVALRYE
- a CDS encoding ABC transporter permease, with the translated sequence MEILWHDLRFAIRTMLKKPGFTFVLVLALALGIGANTAIFSVVNAVLLRPLPYKQADRLVWIWGTNPLNDIEHETASAPDYNDWKTQGQSFEEMGGFANTRLTLTGSGEPERYDGAYVTDGFFEVLGVLPAIGRTFTPDEDKPNSSRVVVLSHGLWQRRFGGDPGIVGQAITINGNPVTVVGVMPADFKHPRPETNRKAEMWMPLQVDYAKAGRRADYLGVIARLKPGVAIEQARAEMTTIAAQLEQQYAATNSGWGTIVVPLHERFVGDVRPVLVVLLGAVGFLLLIACANVANLLLARAAARQKEMAIRTALGARRGRIVRQLLTESVLLAVVGGGLGLLLALWGIEALVALAPGDIPRLNEVSLDARVLLFTFGVSLVTGVLFGLFPALQAANPNLNETLKEGGRGTTEGGRGGRARRILVVAEIALALVPLIGAGLMVKSFVRLQEVDPGFNPERILAVEVYLPGTTYKEGQQATAFYQQLLTRVQNLPGVEAAGAIDTLPLSGGGNVIAFYVEGHVPGLTDKTPDAEYRIVTPEYFQTMGIPLLRGRYLSEQDGPKTPQSFVINDTLARRYFADEDPIGKRMNLGSPQQPAWFTVVGIVQDTRHEGLGAEPYPQMYAVNTQVPRRSMVLVARTSGDPARMIPSIRSTVAEMDSTLALNNARTMTQVVSESIARPRFNMMLMSLFAVVALLLAGVGIYGVMAYSVSQRTHEIGVRMALGASSADVLRMVVRQGMGLTLLGVGIGLAGAFIITRLIASLLSGLLFQVGAHDPLTFAGIALLLALVALAACLIPARRATKVDPMVALRYE
- a CDS encoding aminotransferase class V-fold PLP-dependent enzyme, with amino-acid sequence MMLTRRRFMRAAGAATAMTAMASFSEGGISRILAATRGVTDSPEAIAKDETFWREIQQAFTVDRSLINLNNGGVSPSPRVVQEALVRHLAYSNEAPVHTMWRVLEPQIETVRQRLARQFGCDPEELAITRNASESLEICIFGLDLKAGDEVLTTNQDYPRMLNAWRQRERREGIKVNTISFPVPPPSMDDLYNRFERAITPRTRVIHCCHITNLTGQIFPVKRICQLGRERGIEVIVDGAHAFAHFPFKHADLDCDYYGTSLHKWLLAPIGTGMLYVRKSKLKKLWPLMAAEPKQDDDIRKFEEIGTHPAANHNAIAEALTFYEGIGAERKAARLRYLKERWARRLEQNKGVHVLTPYDPQQSCGLALFNVEGMDMVKLGAHLWEKHHIIVTPIVHDEFRGIRVTPNVYTTLDEVDLFCDAVEHAIRTGLSA
- a CDS encoding TIM barrel protein codes for the protein MSIKSFEPKFMKVGVLTAALQELTPREKRDPDPDLAIEEWVQFASEVGADNIQLSAALHPSESDVPAEALLDPVANTLDLRQPFNEQRARRVLAALSEYRIGISDVGYFDNMLHHDAALRQKKHDFMRRVFDAAALLGVDAVCGFVGRNQTLSMDQNLIDFEEHFVPLLKEAKARNLTYRIEQCPMPGWTTGDNFHNNIAYAPGPWIALHRICERHGVGDQLRIHYDPSHAILMGQDTRSIFQYLKDEGYNFLIGGFHVKGQVIHAKGVAAWGYGGQTMERGDWKDGKPSENPADQANAWLKQTVLCEHELPGTARHDPLAYLQNRTVDWLDHQLAARELLALDVANTHLIVEHEYPPARVQDKEKLKPILQGSIAFTRKIDEAAACMFALQNEVLPAQGIPVQGIGRQAYRS